A window from Shumkonia mesophila encodes these proteins:
- a CDS encoding ester cyclase: MTPDELREIYRGYIDCLNRQDWDRLGMFVDDAVEYNGTPVGLTGYRGMLEGDFRAIPDLHFGIELLISDPPRIASRLHFDCTPRGMLFDLPVNGKRIKFEENVFYEFSARRVRKVWSIIDKAAIAQQV; this comes from the coding sequence ATGACCCCCGACGAATTGCGGGAGATCTATCGCGGTTATATCGATTGCCTGAACAGGCAAGACTGGGACCGGCTCGGCATGTTCGTTGATGATGCGGTGGAATACAATGGAACCCCTGTCGGACTGACAGGCTATCGCGGAATGCTGGAAGGCGACTTTCGGGCAATTCCCGATCTTCACTTCGGGATCGAACTTCTGATTTCCGACCCGCCCCGCATTGCGAGCCGTCTGCATTTCGACTGTACGCCGCGCGGCATGCTGTTTGACCTTCCTGTCAACGGCAAGCGCATCAAATTCGAAGAAAATGTGTTCTATGAATTTTCCGCCAGGCGAGTTCGGAAAGTGTGGTCGATCATCGACAAGGCAGCGATCGCGCAACAGGTCTGA
- a CDS encoding GntR family transcriptional regulator: MARNRRSWGEGAKPDPAAESVPGEAAPESPKTVVEFAYDRMRSDILCGNLRPETKLRVDKLHEEYGIGINSLREALARLTMDGLVLTSGKRGFIVKPTSLSDLKDITEMRQFLECRALAQAIEAGDLDWEGRVVAAYHKLSRVEEKLNDDQARWGLEWENRNREFHSALISACPSPWLLQFQRVMYNQSQRYRMLSLVETSIPRDATFREHKLILEATLERDAPRATELLAHHIVKGAQDSTAHFLAKDKPRRKAAQGVG; encoded by the coding sequence GTGGCACGGAACAGGCGGTCGTGGGGCGAAGGCGCGAAGCCCGACCCGGCGGCGGAAAGCGTCCCCGGGGAAGCCGCACCCGAGTCGCCGAAGACGGTGGTCGAGTTCGCCTACGATCGCATGCGCAGCGACATTCTGTGCGGCAACCTGCGCCCCGAGACCAAGCTGCGCGTCGACAAGCTGCACGAGGAATACGGCATCGGCATCAATTCGCTGAGGGAAGCCCTGGCCCGCCTCACCATGGACGGCCTGGTGCTGACCTCGGGCAAGCGCGGCTTCATCGTCAAGCCGACGTCGCTATCGGATCTCAAGGACATCACCGAGATGCGCCAGTTCCTCGAATGCCGGGCCCTGGCCCAGGCCATCGAGGCGGGCGACCTCGACTGGGAAGGCCGGGTGGTGGCCGCCTATCACAAGCTGTCGCGCGTCGAGGAGAAGCTGAACGACGATCAGGCCCGCTGGGGCCTGGAATGGGAGAACCGCAACCGCGAATTCCACAGCGCGCTGATTTCGGCCTGCCCGTCGCCGTGGCTGTTGCAGTTCCAGCGCGTCATGTACAACCAGAGCCAGCGCTACCGCATGCTGTCGCTGGTCGAAACCTCGATCCCCAGGGACGCCACCTTCCGCGAGCACAAGCTGATCCTGGAGGCGACGCTGGAAAGGGACGCCCCCCGCGCCACCGAGTTGCTGGCCCACCACATCGTCAAGGGCGCCCAGGATTCCACCGCCCACTTCCTGGCCAAGGACAAGCCGCGCAGGAAGGCGGCGCAAGGGGTGGGGTAG
- a CDS encoding 4-hydroxyphenylpyruvate dioxygenase family protein codes for MSDAEPVDWRTAPNPHGLAGIEFLEFATFTDAEQEELKRVFGALGFAEASLHRSKKVTRFNQGDINFILNTEPDCFARSFATVHGVSVCAMALRVADAKKAHAFALKQGAQTYNDGTIGPGELRIPAIRGVYGSLIYYVDLFGKKGSIYDKDFRPAGGAAKPAAAGLTRIDHVSLTVLPGRTAKWVDFFKDLFGFHTWSHNVLRDPAGSVISNVVSSPDGTVHFPINESTDTGTDANRFVTEYFGEGIQHIALQTDDIFATVRAIEAAGLNLLPIPGRVYDEMAAAGKHPAAEVRALREHNILLDTEGGGRFRHAYTHPICNRFFFEIVERDGYTGFGRANASVRLEALREFYGARHRVGAPTE; via the coding sequence ATGTCCGACGCGGAACCCGTAGACTGGCGCACGGCCCCGAATCCCCATGGCCTGGCGGGCATCGAGTTTCTGGAATTCGCCACTTTCACCGACGCCGAGCAGGAAGAACTGAAACGGGTGTTCGGGGCGCTGGGTTTTGCCGAAGCCTCGCTGCATCGCTCGAAGAAGGTGACGCGCTTCAACCAGGGCGACATTAACTTCATCCTCAACACCGAGCCGGACTGCTTCGCCCGCTCGTTCGCCACCGTGCACGGGGTGTCGGTATGCGCCATGGCGCTGCGCGTCGCCGACGCCAAAAAGGCCCATGCCTTCGCGCTGAAGCAGGGCGCCCAGACCTACAACGACGGCACCATCGGCCCCGGCGAGCTCAGGATCCCGGCCATCCGCGGCGTCTACGGCAGCCTGATCTATTATGTCGACCTGTTCGGCAAGAAGGGTTCTATCTACGACAAGGACTTCCGGCCGGCTGGGGGCGCGGCGAAGCCCGCCGCCGCCGGGCTGACCCGCATCGACCACGTGTCCCTGACCGTGCTGCCCGGGCGCACCGCCAAGTGGGTCGACTTCTTCAAGGACCTGTTCGGCTTCCACACCTGGTCGCACAACGTCTTGCGCGACCCCGCCGGCTCCGTCATCAGCAACGTGGTCAGCAGCCCCGACGGCACCGTCCATTTCCCGATCAACGAATCGACCGACACCGGCACCGACGCCAACCGCTTCGTGACCGAATACTTCGGCGAAGGCATCCAGCACATCGCGTTGCAGACCGACGACATCTTCGCCACCGTCCGCGCCATCGAGGCGGCCGGGCTCAACCTGCTGCCGATACCGGGGCGGGTCTATGACGAGATGGCGGCGGCCGGCAAGCACCCGGCGGCCGAAGTCAGGGCGCTGCGCGAGCACAACATCCTCCTCGACACCGAGGGCGGCGGGCGGTTCCGGCACGCCTACACCCATCCCATCTGCAACCGCTTCTTCTTCGAGATCGTCGAGCGGGACGGCTACACCGGCTTCGGGCGCGCCAACGCTTCCGTCCGCCTGGAAGCCCTGCGCGAATTCTATGGCGCCCGGCACCGCGTGGGCGCCCCAACGGAGTGA
- a CDS encoding GntR family transcriptional regulator has translation MSSEAPRPGTSDHSNTLIGKAFESIRKDIIASELKPGEKLRIAQLRTRYGVGTSPLREALSRLVSEGLVTARGQRGFWVPPVSVEDNEDIVETRVVLETYALRASIEQGDDEWEGQIVGAYHNLHRVEQRFAEEPSGSFAEWWERNRLFHEALIAACPLKWLLRFQHIVFDLHNRTHRSSMQSPNLSPDLFEDHRLIMEATLARDAKKAVELLECHIRRPPEPTGE, from the coding sequence ATGAGTTCAGAAGCCCCACGCCCCGGCACGTCCGATCATTCCAACACCCTGATCGGCAAGGCCTTCGAGAGCATCCGCAAGGACATCATCGCTTCCGAGCTCAAGCCCGGCGAAAAGCTTCGCATCGCCCAACTGCGCACCCGTTATGGGGTCGGCACCAGCCCGCTGCGCGAAGCCCTGTCGCGCCTGGTGTCCGAGGGCCTGGTGACGGCCAGGGGGCAGCGCGGCTTCTGGGTACCGCCGGTGTCGGTGGAAGACAACGAAGACATCGTCGAGACCCGCGTCGTGCTGGAAACCTATGCCCTTCGCGCCAGCATCGAGCAGGGCGACGACGAGTGGGAAGGGCAGATCGTCGGCGCCTATCACAACCTCCATCGCGTCGAGCAGCGCTTCGCCGAGGAGCCGTCCGGCAGTTTCGCCGAGTGGTGGGAGCGCAACCGCCTGTTCCACGAGGCCCTGATCGCCGCCTGCCCCCTGAAGTGGCTGCTGCGCTTCCAGCACATCGTCTTCGACCTGCACAACCGCACGCATCGTTCCTCGATGCAGAGCCCGAACCTGTCGCCCGACCTGTTCGAGGATCATCGCCTGATCATGGAAGCCACCCTGGCGCGCGACGCCAAGAAGGCCGTCGAGTTGCTGGAATGCCACATCCGCCGCCCCCCGGAACCGACGGGGGAATAG
- a CDS encoding aldehyde dehydrogenase family protein yields the protein MARPISPEEKEYAQQLLAKARAAMKAIEEYDQAKIDRLCQAVGWATANEKTFTRLCRQGVEESGIGDWDGRPGKRFKIMGILRDCLRQKSMGIVEEIPEKGIVKYAKPAGVICGVVPMTNPTLTPSGEGVLALKAKDAIIFAPHPRTKKTSFENVEIMRETLRRLGAPEDLFQCVETPSIPLTQELMAICDLTIATGGQPMVRSAYSSGRPAYGVGAGNSTMVIDETANVEEAARNTRMSKTSDFGSGCSADGNLLVHASIYDALLDQLIKEGGYLASDEEKAKLQAAMWDDHGGRTLETIAQAAPKLAEKAGFKIPDDRKFIIVKQDKIGKEHKFSGEKLTTLMAYYKFKDFDEALGMVRAIYDVGGKGHSCGIYSFDDDHIHRLAQVAPVSRMMVRQPQSKANAGSFTNGMPMTSSLGCGVWGGNITNENISLKHYLQYTWVSRPTPEDKPSEKELFGEFYNSETL from the coding sequence ATGGCCCGACCGATTAGCCCTGAAGAGAAGGAATACGCCCAGCAGCTTCTGGCCAAGGCCAGGGCGGCGATGAAGGCGATCGAGGAGTACGACCAGGCGAAGATCGACCGCCTGTGCCAAGCCGTCGGCTGGGCCACGGCCAACGAGAAGACCTTCACGCGGCTGTGCCGCCAGGGCGTCGAGGAAAGCGGCATCGGCGACTGGGACGGCCGGCCCGGCAAGCGCTTCAAGATCATGGGCATCCTGCGCGACTGCCTGCGCCAGAAAAGCATGGGCATCGTCGAGGAGATCCCCGAAAAGGGCATCGTGAAATACGCCAAGCCGGCCGGCGTCATCTGCGGCGTGGTGCCGATGACCAACCCGACGCTGACGCCCTCGGGCGAGGGCGTCCTGGCGCTCAAGGCCAAGGACGCCATCATCTTCGCGCCCCATCCGCGCACGAAGAAGACCTCGTTCGAGAACGTCGAGATCATGCGCGAGACGCTGCGCCGCCTGGGCGCGCCCGAGGATCTCTTCCAGTGCGTCGAGACGCCCAGCATCCCGCTGACCCAGGAGCTGATGGCGATCTGCGATTTGACGATTGCCACCGGCGGCCAGCCGATGGTGCGCTCGGCCTACAGTTCGGGCCGCCCGGCCTATGGCGTGGGCGCCGGCAACTCGACCATGGTCATCGACGAGACCGCCAACGTCGAGGAGGCGGCGCGCAACACCCGCATGAGCAAGACGTCGGACTTCGGCTCGGGCTGCTCGGCCGACGGCAACCTCCTGGTCCACGCCTCGATCTACGACGCGCTGCTCGACCAGCTGATCAAGGAAGGCGGCTATCTCGCCAGCGACGAGGAAAAGGCCAAGCTCCAGGCCGCCATGTGGGACGACCACGGCGGCAGGACGCTCGAAACCATCGCCCAGGCGGCCCCCAAGCTGGCCGAGAAGGCGGGTTTCAAGATCCCCGATGACCGCAAGTTCATCATCGTCAAGCAGGACAAGATCGGCAAGGAGCACAAGTTTTCGGGCGAGAAGCTGACCACGCTCATGGCCTACTACAAATTCAAGGATTTCGACGAGGCCTTGGGCATGGTGCGGGCGATCTATGACGTCGGCGGCAAGGGCCATTCCTGCGGCATCTATTCGTTCGACGACGACCACATCCACCGCCTGGCCCAGGTGGCGCCGGTCAGCCGCATGATGGTGCGCCAGCCGCAGTCCAAGGCCAACGCCGGCTCGTTCACCAACGGCATGCCGATGACGTCGAGCCTGGGCTGCGGGGTGTGGGGCGGCAACATCACCAACGAGAACATCTCGCTCAAGCATTACCTGCAATACACCTGGGTCAGCCGGCCGACGCCTGAGGACAAGCCCTCGGAGAAGGAACTGTTCGGCGAGTTCTACAACAGCGAAACTTTGTGA
- a CDS encoding thiamine pyrophosphate-binding protein, whose protein sequence is MKDLVSHQLVKYLEDRGVRHIFGLCGHTNIAVLSAMANSRLKFVNVRHEQIAAHAADGYARATGKTSVLLTHLSPGLTNAATGVANASLDCTPMVVIAGDVPSHYFGKHPHQEVNLHADGSQFEIYRPFVKRAWRVDKAELFPEIIEKAFLMAESGQPGPVLVDVPMDVFSAQIDVSLFDRLKGNAKTLKKPSLDEETAATIVRALGEAAHPLLYVGGGIVLAKAADELMDFVDHMAIPVAHSLMGKGALSDDHPLTLGMSGFWGTKFINQQCLKADWVLGLGTRFKEADCSSWYPDFTFNFPPSKLIHIDIDPSEIGRNFPTEIGAVADLKAALKVLNKVARQIYPKARRNPGLEAEIAAYRKEFKASNVKMATSDAFPMMPERILADVRAALPRDALITTDVGWNKNGVGQQFGIFTPGSFITPGGYATMGFGPAAALGVKMACPERTVLSLVGDGGFGQNPAMLATAREENLGVVWVVMNNNAFGTIAGLQKAHYGLTYGTTFPKDGDEYIPNYAEVAKAYGVEGVRVRSADAFKPALEAALASGKPTVIDVAMINNPTPTSGHWNILDIYSPDKSVSHVATD, encoded by the coding sequence ATGAAGGACCTGGTTTCCCATCAACTCGTGAAATACCTCGAAGACCGGGGGGTCCGGCATATCTTCGGGCTGTGCGGCCACACCAACATCGCCGTGCTGTCGGCCATGGCCAACAGCCGGCTCAAGTTCGTCAATGTGCGCCATGAGCAGATCGCGGCGCACGCGGCGGACGGCTACGCGCGCGCCACCGGCAAGACCTCGGTGCTGCTGACGCATCTCAGCCCCGGGCTCACCAACGCGGCGACCGGGGTCGCCAACGCCTCCCTCGACTGTACGCCGATGGTGGTGATCGCCGGCGACGTGCCCAGCCACTATTTTGGCAAGCACCCGCACCAGGAAGTGAACCTCCATGCCGACGGCTCGCAGTTCGAGATCTACCGCCCGTTCGTGAAACGGGCCTGGCGGGTGGATAAGGCCGAGCTCTTCCCCGAGATCATCGAGAAGGCGTTTCTGATGGCCGAAAGCGGCCAGCCTGGCCCGGTGCTGGTCGACGTCCCGATGGACGTCTTCTCGGCCCAGATCGACGTCTCGCTGTTCGACCGCCTGAAGGGCAACGCCAAGACCCTGAAAAAGCCCTCGCTCGACGAGGAGACGGCGGCGACCATCGTGCGCGCACTGGGCGAGGCGGCGCACCCGCTGCTCTACGTCGGCGGCGGCATCGTGCTGGCCAAGGCGGCCGACGAACTGATGGACTTCGTCGACCACATGGCCATCCCGGTCGCCCACAGCCTGATGGGCAAGGGCGCCCTTTCCGACGATCATCCGCTGACGCTGGGCATGAGCGGCTTCTGGGGCACCAAGTTCATCAACCAGCAGTGCCTCAAGGCCGACTGGGTGCTGGGCCTGGGCACCCGCTTCAAAGAGGCCGACTGCTCGTCCTGGTACCCCGACTTCACCTTCAACTTCCCGCCGTCGAAGCTTATCCACATCGACATCGACCCTTCCGAAATCGGCCGCAATTTCCCGACCGAGATCGGCGCCGTGGCCGACTTGAAAGCCGCCCTCAAGGTCTTGAACAAGGTGGCCCGCCAGATCTACCCGAAGGCCCGGCGCAACCCGGGCCTCGAAGCCGAGATCGCCGCCTATCGCAAGGAGTTCAAGGCCTCCAACGTCAAGATGGCGACCAGCGACGCCTTCCCGATGATGCCCGAGCGGATCCTCGCCGACGTGCGCGCCGCGCTGCCGCGCGATGCCTTGATCACCACCGACGTCGGCTGGAACAAGAACGGCGTCGGCCAGCAGTTCGGCATCTTCACGCCGGGCAGTTTCATCACGCCTGGCGGCTACGCCACCATGGGTTTCGGCCCGGCCGCCGCACTGGGCGTCAAGATGGCCTGCCCGGAAAGAACCGTGCTCTCGCTGGTCGGCGACGGCGGCTTCGGCCAGAACCCGGCCATGCTGGCGACGGCGCGCGAGGAAAACCTGGGCGTCGTCTGGGTGGTCATGAACAACAACGCCTTCGGCACCATCGCCGGCCTGCAGAAGGCCCACTACGGGCTCACCTACGGCACCACCTTTCCCAAGGACGGCGACGAGTACATCCCCAACTACGCCGAGGTCGCCAAGGCCTATGGCGTGGAAGGTGTCAGGGTCCGTTCGGCCGACGCCTTCAAGCCGGCCCTGGAGGCGGCCCTGGCTTCCGGCAAGCCCACCGTGATCGACGTCGCCATGATCAACAACCCGACGCCGACCAGCGGGCATTGGAACATTCTCGACATCTACTCGCCGGACAAGAGCGTTTCCCACGTGGCAACCGACTGA
- a CDS encoding hydroxymethylglutaryl-CoA lyase translates to MKLPARVVIEDEVLRDGMQNEQRIFSVAEKLGIVRGLEEAGVTRIQVGSFVHPKWVPQMANTDEVFAALTRTEGVVYTALILNDKGLERARSAGVSHLSMSMSASESHNRKNANCSRDEAKVRVRDMVTHAKEAGITVRAGIQSAFGCAYDGAIDPAFVLGVVEMYRDLGADEVNLADSVGLANPKAVYEMTARAKDILGGKAEVSLHLHDTRGLGLANMVAGLEGGATVFDAALGGLGGCPFIPGATGNVATEDAVFALEEMGVATGIDWRRLAAMVPGIEQAVGRALPGRMAHLAGGACTSPAKN, encoded by the coding sequence ATGAAGCTTCCCGCCCGCGTCGTTATCGAGGACGAGGTTCTGCGCGACGGCATGCAGAACGAGCAGCGGATCTTCTCGGTCGCCGAGAAGCTGGGCATCGTGCGCGGCCTGGAAGAGGCCGGCGTGACGCGCATCCAGGTCGGTTCGTTCGTGCATCCCAAGTGGGTGCCGCAGATGGCCAATACCGACGAGGTCTTCGCGGCGCTCACGCGCACCGAGGGGGTCGTCTATACCGCGCTGATCCTCAACGACAAGGGGCTGGAACGGGCGCGCTCCGCCGGCGTTTCGCATCTCAGCATGTCGATGTCGGCCAGCGAAAGCCACAACCGCAAGAATGCCAATTGCAGCCGCGACGAGGCCAAGGTCCGGGTCCGCGACATGGTGACGCACGCCAAGGAAGCCGGCATTACGGTCAGGGCCGGTATCCAGTCGGCCTTCGGCTGCGCCTACGACGGGGCTATCGATCCCGCGTTCGTGCTGGGGGTGGTCGAGATGTACCGCGATCTCGGTGCCGACGAGGTCAACCTCGCCGATAGCGTCGGCCTGGCCAACCCCAAGGCCGTCTACGAGATGACGGCCCGGGCCAAGGACATCCTGGGGGGCAAGGCCGAGGTGTCGCTGCATCTGCACGACACCCGCGGTTTGGGGTTGGCCAACATGGTGGCCGGGCTCGAGGGCGGGGCGACCGTTTTCGACGCCGCCCTGGGCGGTCTCGGCGGCTGCCCGTTCATTCCCGGCGCCACCGGCAACGTCGCCACCGAGGATGCCGTCTTCGCCCTGGAGGAAATGGGGGTCGCCACCGGCATCGACTGGCGCCGTCTGGCCGCCATGGTGCCGGGGATCGAGCAGGCGGTGGGCCGCGCGCTGCCCGGCCGCATGGCCCACCTGGCGGGCGGCGCCTGCACAAGCCCGGCCAAAAATTAA
- a CDS encoding sugar phosphate isomerase/epimerase family protein — MGRSTPSAEKLAAIVAGTRRGDIENAGMVTSGHLAQTAARRGTEPQYSLAHLTVLGCPPPEMTYIAARAGYDFVSPRIIHMGLPGESNYALAENPEMLRQTKRALAVTGLKVHDIELARIYDDMHATRYLPAMEVAAELGARAVLSSIWTTNRGYAIEKFAEVCDLAQPFGLTVDLEYVPIAGVKTLAGAVDVLRTVNRPNAGLMIDTHHFHRAHDRVEDLDGLPAEWFHFAHLCDAPTEMPADPEEMTRIMREGRLYVGEGGVDIAGILNRLPPMVYSIELPNLARVREMGYAEHAFRCLESAKAYAAAKFSRIDETSYRLKN; from the coding sequence ATGGGCCGATCCACGCCTTCGGCGGAAAAACTGGCGGCGATTGTGGCCGGCACCCGTCGTGGAGACATCGAGAACGCCGGCATGGTGACGTCCGGGCATCTGGCCCAAACCGCCGCGAGGCGGGGAACCGAGCCCCAGTATTCGCTGGCCCATTTGACCGTTCTCGGCTGCCCGCCGCCCGAGATGACCTACATCGCGGCCCGGGCCGGCTACGATTTCGTCAGCCCGCGCATCATCCACATGGGCCTGCCCGGCGAGAGCAACTACGCGCTGGCCGAAAACCCCGAGATGTTGCGCCAGACCAAGCGGGCGCTGGCCGTCACCGGGCTTAAGGTGCACGACATCGAGCTGGCGCGTATCTATGACGACATGCACGCGACCCGCTACCTGCCGGCCATGGAAGTGGCGGCCGAACTGGGGGCGCGCGCGGTACTGTCCAGCATCTGGACGACCAACCGCGGCTACGCCATCGAGAAGTTCGCCGAGGTCTGCGATCTCGCCCAGCCGTTCGGGCTGACGGTCGATCTCGAATACGTGCCCATTGCCGGGGTCAAGACGCTGGCAGGCGCCGTCGACGTGCTGCGCACCGTGAATCGCCCCAACGCCGGGCTGATGATCGACACCCATCATTTCCACCGGGCACACGACAGGGTCGAGGACCTGGACGGCCTGCCCGCGGAATGGTTTCACTTCGCGCACCTGTGCGACGCGCCGACCGAAATGCCGGCCGACCCCGAGGAGATGACCCGCATCATGCGCGAGGGGCGTCTGTACGTGGGCGAAGGCGGTGTCGACATCGCCGGCATTCTCAATCGCCTGCCGCCGATGGTCTATTCGATTGAACTGCCGAACCTCGCTCGGGTCAGGGAAATGGGCTACGCCGAACACGCGTTCCGTTGCCTGGAATCGGCGAAGGCCTATGCGGCGGCGAAGTTCAGCAGAATCGACGAAACGTCCTACCGCCTCAAGAACTGA
- the aroQ gene encoding type II 3-dehydroquinate dehydratase, which produces MSRSILVLNGPNLNLLGTRQPEVYGRTTLADVERDCQAKGKALGVDIDFRQSNHEGTLVDWIHEAKGRHAGIVINAGAYTHTSVAIMDAIASVELPVIEVHISNIHKREPFRHLSYISKVSVGMICGLGPIGYLLALEGLVDHLAARK; this is translated from the coding sequence ATGAGCCGATCCATTCTGGTTCTCAACGGACCGAACCTGAACCTGTTGGGAACACGCCAGCCGGAAGTCTATGGCCGCACCACGCTTGCCGACGTCGAGCGCGACTGCCAGGCGAAGGGCAAGGCCCTCGGCGTCGACATCGACTTCCGCCAAAGCAACCATGAAGGCACGCTGGTCGACTGGATTCACGAGGCCAAGGGCCGGCACGCCGGCATCGTCATCAACGCGGGCGCCTACACCCACACCTCGGTCGCCATCATGGACGCCATTGCCAGCGTCGAGCTGCCGGTGATCGAAGTCCACATCTCGAACATCCACAAGCGCGAGCCGTTCCGCCACCTCTCCTACATTTCCAAGGTGTCGGTGGGCATGATCTGCGGGCTCGGCCCGATCGGCTACCTGCTGGCGCTCGAAGGCCTGGTCGATCATCTGGCGGCCAGGAAATAG
- a CDS encoding shikimate dehydrogenase family protein yields the protein MVPESHLSPALAGMRKPIQGSTILTGTIADPVAHVQAPESMGAWFAERGIDAVWLPFHVRPEGLAAFVEGARALVNLAGFTVTMPHKQAIVPLLDEVSPRVGRCGAANLIRREANGRLIGDIADGIGFVAGLRDSGVAIAGRTVGLMGAGGAGTAIAWALAEENPAALAIADLDGARLDRLTADIAAAFPNVSVSRGWPDLRAFDIAVNATPSGLHAGDPLPFEPGDLRRNATVVEIIMKPPVTPLMARAAALGMKVVPGQRMLDGQLAIYAQYLGLA from the coding sequence ATGGTGCCGGAAAGTCATCTGTCGCCCGCCCTGGCGGGTATGCGAAAACCAATCCAGGGCTCGACCATCCTGACGGGAACCATCGCCGATCCCGTCGCCCATGTCCAAGCGCCGGAATCGATGGGGGCGTGGTTCGCCGAACGCGGCATCGATGCCGTGTGGCTGCCGTTCCACGTTCGGCCCGAGGGCCTGGCGGCCTTCGTCGAGGGGGCGCGCGCGCTCGTCAACCTGGCCGGCTTCACGGTGACCATGCCGCACAAGCAGGCCATCGTCCCGCTGCTCGACGAGGTCAGCCCGCGGGTCGGCCGCTGCGGGGCCGCCAACCTCATCCGGCGCGAGGCCAACGGGCGACTCATCGGCGACATCGCCGACGGAATCGGCTTCGTTGCCGGCCTTCGCGACAGCGGGGTGGCGATCGCCGGGCGTACGGTTGGGCTCATGGGCGCGGGCGGCGCCGGGACCGCCATCGCCTGGGCCCTCGCCGAGGAAAATCCGGCGGCGCTTGCCATCGCCGACCTCGATGGCGCGCGCCTGGACCGCCTGACCGCCGACATCGCCGCCGCCTTCCCGAACGTCAGCGTCAGCCGCGGCTGGCCCGACCTCCGCGCGTTTGACATCGCCGTCAACGCCACGCCCTCCGGCTTGCACGCGGGCGACCCGTTGCCCTTCGAGCCCGGCGATCTGCGCCGCAACGCCACGGTGGTGGAAATCATCATGAAGCCGCCGGTCACTCCGCTGATGGCCCGGGCCGCCGCGCTTGGCATGAAAGTCGTCCCCGGCCAGCGCATGCTCGACGGCCAACTGGCCATCTACGCCCAATACCTTGGCCTGGCCTGA
- a CDS encoding LysR family transcriptional regulator, which yields MLTLRQIEVIRAIMVAGTVNGAAQLLNVSAPGVSRVMKHAENVLGMRLFSRRHGRFIPTAEAKGIVDQVNDIYRKVENLQFSIDSLKRGAASVFSFASVPSISQFVMPRAVKRLSQKYPDLVMNIDILKIEEAIDYLLFRRGELVAMSYRLDHPGMVFHPLAKGELVAIVAEEHPLAARSEVSVGELAHFPLIGIDAGDPYGNIIARAFTGNGHPFELSIKARFAYTVLSLVRQNLGIAVIDEFSVAAPTIPGIVRLPIIEPTEIHAYAAVNADVPESLFAEDTIRILREEMVASVRNRAWR from the coding sequence GTGCTGACTTTGCGGCAGATCGAGGTGATCCGGGCGATCATGGTGGCCGGCACCGTGAACGGCGCGGCACAACTCCTCAACGTCTCGGCACCGGGCGTCAGCCGGGTCATGAAGCACGCCGAAAACGTCCTCGGGATGCGCCTTTTTTCGCGCCGCCACGGCCGCTTCATCCCGACCGCCGAGGCCAAGGGCATCGTCGATCAGGTCAACGACATCTACCGCAAGGTCGAGAACCTTCAGTTCTCCATCGATTCGCTTAAGCGCGGCGCCGCCTCGGTATTCTCGTTCGCCTCGGTCCCCAGCATCTCGCAGTTCGTGATGCCCAGGGCCGTCAAGCGTCTGAGCCAGAAATACCCCGACCTGGTAATGAACATCGACATCCTGAAGATCGAGGAAGCCATCGACTACCTGCTGTTCCGGCGCGGCGAGCTGGTGGCCATGAGCTATCGCCTCGACCACCCGGGCATGGTCTTCCATCCCCTGGCCAAGGGCGAGCTGGTGGCCATCGTCGCGGAAGAGCATCCGCTGGCGGCGCGCTCGGAGGTATCGGTCGGCGAGTTGGCGCATTTCCCCTTGATCGGCATCGATGCCGGCGATCCCTACGGCAACATCATCGCCCGGGCGTTCACCGGCAACGGCCATCCCTTCGAGCTTTCCATCAAGGCGCGCTTCGCCTACACCGTGCTTTCCCTGGTGCGCCAGAACCTGGGGATCGCCGTCATCGACGAATTCTCGGTCGCGGCGCCGACGATTCCGGGGATCGTCCGGCTGCCGATCATCGAGCCCACGGAAATCCACGCTTATGCCGCGGTCAATGCCGACGTTCCCGAATCGCTGTTCGCCGAGGACACGATCCGCATCCTGCGGGAAGAAATGGTGGCGTCCGTCCGCAATCGGGCGTGGCGTTGA